Proteins from a genomic interval of Nostoc sp. TCL240-02:
- a CDS encoding non-ribosomal peptide synthetase — MNDTHKYISFFSEKQKRELLARLLQNKDFFPLSFAQQRLWFLNQLEPSSAFYNISHAIRLTGSLNVPALEQTLNEIVQRHEALRTSFMTVEGQPIQVIDPSLTISLPMVDLREFSEVEREAEVLRLTAEEAQQAFNLAKAPLLRATLLQLSEVEQVVLFTMHHIVSDDWSMKILIKEMAALYQAFNLGQPSPLVELPIQYADFAVWQQQWLQGEELQTQLSYWIQQLDAAPSIIKLPTDFPRPAIQNYQGAKQSIVLPKSLTQALKELSQQEGTTLFMTLLAAFKVLLYRYTQQHDILVGTPIANRNRPEIEGLIGFFVNTLVLRTDLGSNPSFRELLKRVRQVTLGAYAHQDLPFEYLVEKLQPKRDLSYSPVFQVMFALQNIRKDELKLPGVTLSFLQLEKQTAQFDLSIDFFETESGLSGWFEYNTDLFNASTISRMVDHFCNLLSDIVANPEQHTAELSLLTQSQQHQLLVEWNNTKVDYPGEYCIHQLFEAQVERLPDAIAVSFENQHLTYRELNHRANQLAHYLKSLGIKPEVLVGICVERSLEMAIGILGILKAGGAYVPLDPSYPQERLALILNDVKPLVLLTQKHLVTELPTSAAQVVCLDESDLYAQESQENPSSNVTAENLAYVIYTSGSTGTPKGVLISHQALVNHSIAAAKAYELQPEDRVLQFASVSFDVTAEELFPSWLSGSTVVIRPNQVLLFAHFGKFLAQEKLTVLNLPTAYWHEWVSDLVQTTTPLPPTLRLVIVGTEQALPEKLALWHKLVSDRSKSPRIRWLNAYGPTEATIGVTLFEPVEPVTYSENQPVYCVPVGRPIANTQVYLLDKHLQLTPVGVPGELYIGGIGIARGYLNHPELTAEKFIPNPFGKKSGMRLYRTGDLARYLPNGDIELLGRIDDQVKIRGFRIELGEISAKLQQYNKVREAVVIAREDEHGDKHLVAYVSPQPEQTLTITELRGFLQEKLPQYMMPSTFLILPTLPLLPNGKLDKRSLPAPEIRPELEATYVMPQTQMEQTIAGVWQKALNIDNIGVHDNFFELGGHSLLMVKVHSQLHEIFQTDLSMLDMFRYPTINSLAEFFSQTKNQTSSFSETNISIEKISIGKSQQKKRLQKIKLMMNNQGANEE, encoded by the coding sequence ATGAATGATACTCACAAATATATCTCTTTTTTCTCAGAAAAGCAAAAGCGTGAGCTTCTCGCACGGCTACTTCAAAATAAGGATTTTTTTCCTCTATCTTTTGCCCAGCAACGACTATGGTTCCTCAACCAATTGGAGCCTAGCAGTGCTTTCTACAATATCTCTCATGCTATTAGGCTTACAGGTTCGCTGAATGTACCCGCACTAGAGCAAACCTTAAATGAAATTGTGCAACGTCACGAAGCTTTACGCACTAGTTTTATGACAGTAGAGGGTCAGCCAATCCAAGTGATTGACCCGAGCTTAACTATTTCCCTGCCAATGGTTGACCTGCGGGAATTTTCCGAAGTTGAACGGGAAGCCGAAGTCTTACGACTAACTGCCGAAGAAGCACAGCAAGCATTTAATTTAGCCAAGGCTCCATTATTGCGAGCTACTTTATTGCAGTTAAGTGAAGTAGAACAAGTGGTGTTATTCACAATGCACCATATTGTTTCCGACGACTGGTCAATGAAAATACTTATCAAGGAGATGGCAGCGCTTTACCAAGCCTTCAACCTTGGTCAACCATCACCGCTTGTTGAACTCCCTATCCAATATGCAGACTTTGCCGTGTGGCAACAGCAATGGTTACAAGGAGAGGAGCTACAAACTCAGCTATCCTACTGGATACAGCAACTAGATGCGGCTCCGTCCATCATCAAGTTACCGACAGATTTTCCTCGCCCAGCAATTCAGAACTATCAAGGTGCGAAACAGTCGATTGTACTGCCCAAATCATTAACCCAGGCTCTCAAAGAACTTTCACAACAAGAAGGTACTACTCTCTTCATGACGCTGCTGGCAGCTTTCAAGGTCTTACTATACCGCTATACTCAGCAGCATGATATTTTGGTTGGTACTCCTATTGCCAACCGCAACCGCCCGGAAATCGAGGGGTTAATTGGATTCTTTGTCAATACCTTAGTGTTGCGTACTGATCTTGGAAGCAATCCAAGTTTTCGAGAATTGTTGAAGCGAGTACGCCAAGTAACTTTGGGGGCTTATGCTCATCAGGATTTACCTTTCGAGTATCTCGTGGAAAAACTACAACCCAAACGAGATTTAAGCTACAGCCCAGTATTTCAAGTGATGTTTGCATTACAAAATATCCGCAAAGATGAGTTAAAGCTACCTGGTGTCACCCTGAGTTTTCTGCAACTGGAAAAGCAAACAGCCCAGTTTGATTTGAGCATAGATTTCTTTGAAACCGAGTCAGGACTAAGCGGATGGTTTGAGTACAACACGGATTTGTTTAATGCTTCTACTATTAGCAGAATGGTAGACCATTTCTGTAATTTGCTGTCAGACATCGTTGCTAACCCAGAGCAACACACTGCAGAATTGTCGTTATTGACACAAAGTCAACAGCATCAGTTGTTGGTGGAATGGAATAATACTAAAGTTGACTATCCTGGTGAGTATTGTATCCATCAGTTATTTGAGGCTCAAGTAGAGCGATTGCCTGATGCCATTGCCGTAAGTTTTGAAAACCAGCACCTCACCTATCGAGAGCTAAATCACCGCGCAAATCAATTGGCGCATTATTTAAAATCTCTTGGAATAAAACCAGAGGTTTTAGTAGGGATTTGTGTGGAGCGATCGCTCGAAATGGCGATCGGAATTCTGGGCATTCTGAAAGCTGGTGGCGCTTATGTGCCGTTAGATCCATCCTACCCACAAGAACGACTAGCTTTGATATTAAACGATGTCAAACCTTTAGTGTTGCTTACCCAAAAGCATCTGGTTACGGAACTCCCTACATCTGCGGCTCAGGTTGTGTGCCTAGACGAATCGGATCTGTATGCCCAGGAAAGTCAGGAAAATCCTAGTAGTAATGTAACAGCCGAAAATCTGGCTTATGTGATTTACACTTCTGGGTCTACAGGAACACCTAAAGGCGTGCTGATTTCGCATCAAGCTTTAGTGAACCACAGTATTGCTGCTGCTAAAGCTTATGAACTGCAACCAGAAGATCGCGTTCTCCAATTCGCTTCTGTGAGCTTTGATGTAACAGCCGAAGAACTTTTTCCATCATGGTTAAGTGGTTCAACTGTAGTTATCCGACCCAATCAGGTATTATTGTTTGCTCACTTTGGAAAATTCTTGGCACAGGAAAAACTAACTGTCCTTAATTTACCAACAGCCTATTGGCATGAGTGGGTGTCCGACTTGGTTCAAACAACAACACCATTACCGCCGACGCTGCGCTTGGTGATTGTCGGAACTGAGCAAGCTTTACCAGAAAAACTTGCACTTTGGCATAAACTGGTAAGCGATCGCTCCAAGAGTCCCCGTATCCGTTGGCTTAACGCTTATGGCCCAACTGAGGCAACTATTGGTGTCACACTTTTTGAACCAGTTGAACCAGTTACCTATTCTGAGAACCAACCCGTTTATTGTGTACCTGTTGGTCGTCCTATTGCCAACACCCAGGTGTACTTGCTAGACAAACATTTGCAGCTTACACCTGTAGGAGTACCAGGCGAGTTGTATATTGGTGGTATTGGAATTGCCAGGGGCTACCTCAATCATCCTGAACTGACTGCCGAAAAATTTATTCCTAACCCTTTTGGCAAAAAATCGGGGATGCGTCTGTATCGCACTGGTGATTTAGCCCGCTACTTACCCAACGGAGATATCGAACTCCTGGGACGTATTGACGACCAAGTAAAAATTCGGGGCTTCCGTATCGAACTGGGCGAGATATCAGCAAAATTGCAGCAATACAATAAAGTACGCGAAGCCGTGGTAATAGCTAGGGAAGACGAGCATGGTGATAAGCACTTAGTGGCTTATGTCAGCCCTCAGCCAGAACAGACACTAACAATTACTGAGTTGCGTGGCTTTCTTCAAGAGAAACTACCGCAATATATGATGCCCTCGACTTTTCTCATCCTGCCAACCTTGCCTTTGTTGCCCAACGGTAAACTTGATAAGCGATCGCTACCTGCACCAGAAATCCGCCCAGAGTTAGAAGCTACTTATGTAATGCCACAAACACAGATGGAACAAACCATTGCTGGAGTTTGGCAAAAGGCTCTCAATATTGACAACATAGGCGTTCACGATAACTTCTTTGAACTCGGCGGTCATTCATTACTCATGGTGAAAGTTCATAGCCAATTACACGAAATATTCCAAACTGATTTATCAATGCTCGATATGTTTAGATATCCGACTATTAACTCTCTTGCAGAGTTCTTTAGTCAAACTAAAAATCAAACATCATCTTTTAGCGAAACTAATATTTCCATAGAAAAAATTTCAATTGGTAAATCTCAACAAAAAAAACGTCTGCAAAAAATAAAGTTGATGATGAATAATCAAGGAGCTAATGAAGAATGA
- a CDS encoding type I polyketide synthase: protein MSIPIEAVHHNGSEIAIIGITGRFPGAKNVDEFWQNLQNGRESISVFTDEELLAYGLDAATLNNPNFVKARAVLEDVELFDAAFFGFNPREAEITDPQHRLFLECAYTALEDAGYDSENYQGSIGVYAGASFSRYLLNVYLNEDIIGSIDNHQLVIAGDKDYLTTRVSYKLNLEGPSFTVQTACSTSLVAVHLATQSLLNGECDLALAGGVSISSSRKTGYVYKEGAIGSPDGHCRAFDAQAQGTVGGEGVGIVVLKRLEDALADGDTIHAVIKGSAINNDGSFKVSYTAPRIDGQAKVIRTAQVVAEVEPETITYIEAHGTGTSLGDPIEITALTQAFRASTDKKGFCAIGSVKTNIGHLDAAAGVTGLIKTVLALKHQQIPPSLHFQEPNPQIDFANSPFYVNTKLAQWTTNNIPRRAGVSSFGIGGTNAHVILEEAPVGRQGEQGEQGRKYHLLVLSAKTESALETATVNLANHLQQYALNLADVAHTLGVGRRAFDHRRMVVCQDMNDAVKMLSTSESQRIFTHYQQPCNRPVVFMFSGQGTQYVNMARELYESEPTFTLTVDHCCELLKPHLGFDLRHVLYPNEAQTAKATEQLKQTIVAQPALFVIEYALAQLWMAWGVHPEAMIGHSIGEYVAATLAGVFSLEDALALVAIRGRLIQELPSGEMLSIQLPESEIQPLLTEELSLAASNGPSYCVVSGVAEAIAQLQQQLEAKGIGCRRLQTSHAFHSPMMEPILQSFTEHLEKLQLHPPKIKFISNVSGTWIAVAEATDPKYWVKHLRQTVRFNQGITELLKTQERIFLEVGPGRTLSTFVKQHNQDMIVLTSIRHPQEQQSDVAFLLNSLGRLWLCGIKVDWSSFYANEQRHHIPLPTYPFERQRYWIEAQKQPRQTAVDLAKSLVEACRVKARASIATLDEQTYLLNKQCLDRLCASYINLSLQRLGAFKSFNEQYSFEELCEQCQIIPRYRQLLYRFLDVLVEQGDLQQEKDLFTNLVPCSTDSINALVEEVKIKCVNTPHVLHIVQECGENLPDVLTGEKEPLELYFAVKENNPEIANSELPLDTHLKGIMQAAMEQVVKSLPPDVNLRILEIGGGGGLATTELLPVLPSERTNYTFTDVGGLFLNQAKQQFSAYPFVEYRFLDIEKPPTAQGFNSHSFDVVVAVNVLHVTRNITKTLEHVRSLLAPGGFLLLWEITQPQLDFDLTDGLLMNPLEDEERSRGNPFLSQKQWQEALVSQGFVEVAAVSETEAFGEQILVAQAAASITDSAPTAFTVTKQKEQNQDLLAKKSDIADWFYIPSWKRTMPAHLSQAGLEVKAGCWLVFVDECGLGEKLIKQLVVENQDVISVRVGEQFQQNSEYSQRTYTINPEKEDDYNTLLKELRSLGKIPKRIVHLWSVTSNSYTNSTIEALGWSSLLFLAQAITENNQTDALEISIVSNNLQEITGSEILCPEKALVLGTCKVMPLEYPNITCRSIDVVVPVESGQEELIQTLIGEFITPTTDQIIAYRGRNRWVQDFEPAQLHKTVNENLHLRKQGVYLITGGLGGVGLLLAEYLAQTAQAKLILVGRSTFPDQDDWSEWLSTHDPQDYISQKIQKLQGMKAFGAEVMVISADVTNLEQMSAVFKKANQRFGEIHGVIHAAAVFGGGMMQLTTKETVAKALAPKVQGTRVLETLFKENNLDFFILCSSLSSFIGTSGMADYTAANAFLDSFAHYSASKYGTWKFIKSINWDRWNNVGMAIPVEARHQEITGEKLAAGMADLEGIEAFKRILFSSTVSQIIVSTQDFLNLIKPKKTPKSLEEKLAQLNQFKTTHPRPNLANAYIAPSNEIEQTLADVWQQLLGIEKVGIHDNFFELGGDSLFATQLVSELCKTFQTELSYKGFFNSPTIAELAEVIVQKLANQTNLEELAQALADIEQLSQDEVQALIASQH, encoded by the coding sequence ATGAGTATCCCCATAGAAGCTGTTCATCATAATGGTTCAGAAATAGCAATTATTGGTATAACAGGTCGGTTTCCTGGCGCTAAAAATGTTGATGAATTTTGGCAAAATCTCCAAAATGGTAGAGAGTCAATTTCAGTTTTTACTGATGAAGAACTGTTAGCTTATGGGCTAGATGCAGCTACACTCAATAACCCAAATTTTGTCAAAGCACGAGCTGTATTAGAAGATGTAGAACTTTTTGATGCTGCATTTTTTGGCTTTAATCCCAGAGAAGCAGAAATTACCGATCCACAACATCGTCTCTTTTTAGAATGTGCGTATACTGCCCTTGAAGATGCTGGCTATGACTCAGAAAATTATCAAGGTTCTATTGGAGTTTACGCCGGAGCCAGCTTCAGTAGGTACTTACTCAATGTATATTTAAACGAAGATATTATTGGATCTATAGATAATCATCAACTTGTGATCGCAGGTGACAAAGACTATTTGACTACCCGCGTTTCTTACAAACTTAATCTAGAAGGGCCAAGCTTCACTGTTCAAACCGCCTGCTCTACTTCATTAGTCGCTGTGCATTTAGCCACTCAAAGCTTACTAAATGGGGAATGCGATCTAGCTTTGGCAGGTGGGGTTTCCATAAGTTCTTCCAGAAAAACGGGCTATGTTTACAAAGAAGGGGCAATTGGTTCTCCTGATGGACACTGCCGCGCTTTTGATGCTCAAGCACAGGGAACTGTCGGTGGCGAAGGTGTAGGCATCGTGGTTTTGAAGCGATTAGAAGATGCTCTAGCAGATGGCGATACCATCCATGCTGTCATTAAAGGTTCGGCTATTAATAACGATGGCTCTTTCAAAGTTAGCTACACAGCACCACGGATAGATGGTCAAGCCAAGGTGATTAGAACCGCTCAAGTTGTTGCCGAGGTTGAACCCGAAACGATTACCTATATTGAAGCTCATGGCACAGGAACATCCCTTGGAGATCCCATTGAAATCACGGCGTTAACACAAGCTTTTCGAGCCAGTACTGACAAAAAAGGCTTCTGTGCCATTGGTTCAGTCAAAACCAACATTGGCCATCTAGACGCTGCTGCTGGGGTAACAGGTCTAATCAAAACTGTTCTGGCCCTGAAGCATCAACAAATACCGCCTAGCTTGCACTTTCAAGAACCTAATCCGCAAATTGATTTTGCTAACAGTCCTTTTTATGTCAACACCAAACTCGCCCAATGGACAACAAATAACATTCCTCGCCGCGCTGGAGTCAGTTCTTTTGGGATTGGTGGGACTAATGCCCATGTAATTTTGGAAGAAGCGCCTGTAGGAAGGCAGGGGGAGCAAGGGGAGCAGGGGAGGAAATATCATCTGTTGGTTCTTTCTGCAAAAACGGAATCGGCGTTAGAAACAGCTACGGTGAATCTGGCTAATCATCTCCAGCAGTATGCTTTAAACCTTGCAGATGTCGCTCATACCCTTGGTGTAGGTCGTCGAGCTTTCGATCATCGCCGGATGGTGGTATGCCAAGACATGAATGATGCGGTGAAGATGCTTTCTACTTCAGAATCACAACGGATATTTACGCACTACCAGCAGCCTTGCAATCGTCCTGTGGTGTTTATGTTTTCTGGGCAAGGAACGCAGTATGTGAATATGGCTAGAGAACTCTACGAGAGTGAGCCAACTTTTACACTTACAGTTGATCATTGTTGTGAGTTGCTAAAACCACATTTAGGTTTTGACCTACGCCATGTATTGTATCCAAATGAGGCACAGACAGCCAAAGCAACGGAGCAGCTTAAACAGACAATTGTTGCTCAACCAGCATTATTTGTCATTGAGTACGCCCTAGCTCAATTGTGGATGGCATGGGGTGTACACCCAGAGGCGATGATTGGTCACAGTATCGGGGAGTATGTAGCCGCTACTTTAGCTGGAGTTTTTTCGCTAGAAGATGCTTTAGCGCTAGTTGCAATCCGAGGACGACTGATACAGGAACTTCCTAGTGGGGAAATGCTCTCTATCCAACTTCCTGAATCAGAGATACAACCCCTGCTAACGGAGGAACTATCTTTAGCTGCAAGTAATGGGCCTTCCTACTGCGTGGTTTCTGGTGTAGCTGAAGCGATCGCACAATTACAACAACAGCTAGAAGCCAAAGGTATAGGCTGCCGTAGGTTACAGACCTCTCATGCCTTTCATTCTCCCATGATGGAGCCAATTCTCCAGTCATTTACAGAGCATTTAGAAAAACTCCAACTTCATCCTCCGAAGATTAAGTTTATCTCTAACGTCAGTGGCACTTGGATCGCTGTAGCAGAAGCAACAGACCCCAAATATTGGGTAAAGCATTTACGGCAAACAGTGCGCTTTAACCAAGGGATAACTGAGTTACTCAAAACACAAGAGCGGATCTTTTTAGAGGTTGGCCCAGGACGGACTTTAAGTACTTTTGTCAAGCAACATAATCAGGACATGATAGTACTGACCTCAATCCGTCATCCACAAGAACAACAATCGGATGTAGCATTTTTACTCAACTCTTTGGGACGGCTCTGGCTTTGTGGTATCAAAGTAGACTGGTCTAGTTTTTATGCTAACGAACAACGCCATCATATTCCCTTACCAACCTATCCATTTGAGCGCCAACGTTACTGGATTGAAGCACAAAAACAGCCAAGACAAACGGCAGTTGATTTAGCTAAATCTTTGGTAGAGGCTTGTAGGGTAAAGGCTCGTGCTAGCATCGCCACATTAGACGAGCAAACTTATTTGCTGAATAAACAGTGTTTGGATCGTTTGTGTGCTTCCTATATAAACCTTTCTCTCCAGCGTTTAGGTGCTTTTAAGAGCTTCAATGAGCAATATTCTTTTGAAGAGTTGTGTGAGCAATGCCAGATTATTCCTCGCTATCGGCAATTGTTGTATCGCTTTTTAGATGTACTTGTAGAACAAGGTGATCTACAACAAGAAAAAGATTTATTTACAAACCTTGTTCCCTGTTCTACAGACTCGATTAACGCTCTGGTAGAAGAAGTTAAAATCAAATGCGTAAATACACCTCATGTTCTACATATCGTCCAGGAATGTGGTGAGAATCTGCCGGATGTGCTGACTGGTGAAAAAGAACCTTTAGAGTTGTATTTTGCGGTAAAAGAAAACAATCCAGAAATTGCAAATTCAGAATTACCTCTGGATACCCATTTAAAAGGGATCATGCAAGCAGCTATGGAACAGGTAGTAAAGTCATTACCACCAGATGTAAACCTGAGAATTCTGGAAATTGGTGGTGGAGGGGGTCTTGCCACGACAGAATTGCTACCTGTATTGCCATCTGAGCGCACCAACTACACTTTTACAGATGTAGGGGGTTTGTTTTTGAATCAAGCCAAACAGCAGTTTAGCGCTTATCCGTTTGTTGAATATCGTTTTCTTGATATTGAAAAACCGCCTACTGCACAAGGATTCAACAGCCACAGTTTTGATGTAGTGGTAGCTGTCAATGTATTGCACGTAACTCGAAATATAACAAAAACCCTGGAGCATGTGCGATCGCTACTAGCTCCTGGAGGATTCCTGCTATTGTGGGAAATAACTCAACCACAATTAGACTTCGATCTCACCGATGGACTGCTAATGAATCCTTTAGAGGATGAAGAACGCAGCCGTGGTAATCCGTTTTTATCACAAAAGCAATGGCAGGAAGCACTAGTTTCTCAAGGGTTTGTTGAGGTAGCGGCTGTCTCTGAAACTGAAGCTTTTGGCGAACAAATTTTGGTGGCTCAAGCTGCTGCATCGATAACTGACTCAGCACCTACAGCATTTACCGTCACGAAGCAAAAAGAGCAGAACCAAGACTTATTGGCTAAAAAATCAGATATTGCTGACTGGTTTTACATTCCTTCTTGGAAACGTACTATGCCAGCACACCTTTCTCAAGCTGGACTTGAGGTAAAAGCAGGATGCTGGTTAGTGTTTGTGGATGAGTGCGGCTTAGGTGAGAAGTTGATAAAACAACTAGTAGTTGAGAATCAAGATGTTATTTCCGTCAGAGTTGGAGAGCAATTTCAGCAAAATAGCGAATATTCTCAACGCACATATACGATTAATCCAGAAAAAGAGGATGATTACAATACCTTGCTCAAAGAACTTCGGAGCCTGGGTAAGATTCCCAAAAGGATTGTTCATCTGTGGAGTGTGACATCAAACAGTTACACCAACTCAACAATTGAAGCTTTAGGCTGGTCGAGTTTGTTGTTTTTGGCACAGGCTATTACAGAAAATAATCAAACAGATGCTTTAGAAATTAGTATTGTCTCCAACAATTTACAAGAAATAACAGGTTCAGAAATACTGTGTCCAGAAAAAGCATTGGTTCTTGGAACTTGCAAAGTTATGCCGCTTGAGTATCCAAATATAACTTGTCGCAGTATTGATGTTGTAGTTCCTGTAGAAAGTGGGCAAGAAGAACTTATCCAAACACTAATAGGGGAATTTATAACCCCTACGACTGACCAAATTATTGCTTATCGTGGGCGGAATCGCTGGGTACAAGATTTTGAACCTGCACAACTACATAAAACCGTTAATGAAAATCTCCACCTTAGAAAACAGGGAGTATATCTCATTACTGGTGGATTAGGAGGTGTTGGTTTGCTGCTAGCAGAATATCTAGCGCAGACCGCGCAAGCAAAACTTATATTAGTAGGACGTTCAACTTTTCCCGACCAAGATGATTGGTCTGAATGGTTATCCACTCACGATCCACAAGATTATATCAGCCAGAAGATCCAAAAATTGCAGGGAATGAAAGCATTCGGTGCAGAGGTAATGGTAATCAGCGCCGATGTTACCAACCTTGAACAGATGTCCGCAGTATTTAAAAAAGCTAATCAACGATTTGGTGAGATTCATGGAGTAATTCATGCAGCCGCAGTTTTCGGCGGAGGGATGATGCAACTCACAACAAAAGAAACTGTAGCCAAAGCTTTAGCGCCAAAAGTGCAAGGAACACGAGTACTTGAAACTCTATTTAAGGAAAATAACTTAGATTTCTTTATACTCTGTTCATCACTAAGTTCATTTATTGGTACATCTGGAATGGCAGATTATACAGCTGCAAATGCCTTCCTTGACTCCTTTGCTCATTACAGCGCTTCTAAATATGGAACATGGAAATTCATTAAGTCTATTAACTGGGATAGATGGAACAACGTAGGAATGGCAATTCCTGTTGAAGCACGCCATCAAGAAATCACAGGGGAAAAATTGGCAGCAGGAATGGCTGATTTGGAGGGCATAGAGGCTTTTAAACGTATTCTGTTTAGTAGCACAGTTTCTCAAATAATTGTATCAACACAAGATTTTCTCAATCTAATTAAGCCAAAGAAAACTCCTAAGTCTTTGGAAGAAAAATTAGCCCAACTTAATCAATTCAAAACAACTCACCCCCGTCCTAACTTAGCGAATGCTTATATTGCTCCTAGTAATGAAATTGAGCAAACCCTTGCTGACGTTTGGCAACAACTTTTGGGGATTGAAAAAGTTGGTATTCACGATAACTTCTTTGAGTTAGGGGGAGACTCTTTATTTGCTACTCAATTAGTTTCTGAACTGTGCAAAACTTTTCAAACAGAACTTTCTTATAAAGGCTTTTTTAATAGCCCGACTATAGCTGAGTTAGCTGAAGTTATTGTCCAAAAACTGGCTAACCAAACAAATTTAGAGGAATTAGCTCAAGCTTTAGCAGATATTGAACAACTATCACAGGATGAAGTGCAGGCATTAATTGCTTCACAACACTAA
- a CDS encoding cupin-like domain-containing protein: protein MQLPLSFYEISKFIFLTVALTVFTRLIIYLLKRTWQKQKCKLVWTPIDVVERRTNLLYDEFIKEYASVGKPVIITDVMQDWKASKKWDLDFFKVKYGKVECAIKQDDVEIHSLMTIAEYIDYMISGNSNKRLYLANWVVSCYPELLDDYREPIYFPNWLQRLPRNLLIKYECDNPEIFIGHKNTSVGLHKDPDNFSAWLGLISGRKRIVLFTPDQKDVLYDGKVDIFNPDLKKFPLYAKANPVEVILEPGEILYIPSQWWHHVNNLENSIGVGNIFINEFNSELVFQSFVEGNPIKGHLLPLVLEFPWLGKVLFSLGLI, encoded by the coding sequence ATGCAATTACCACTTTCTTTTTACGAAATTAGTAAATTCATTTTTTTGACAGTTGCTTTAACTGTTTTTACTCGCTTAATTATTTATCTATTAAAAAGAACATGGCAAAAGCAAAAATGTAAATTAGTCTGGACACCAATTGATGTTGTCGAACGTCGTACCAACCTCTTATATGATGAGTTTATTAAAGAGTATGCATCTGTGGGTAAACCTGTAATTATTACTGATGTCATGCAAGACTGGAAAGCATCAAAAAAGTGGGATTTAGATTTTTTCAAGGTGAAATATGGAAAAGTTGAATGCGCTATTAAACAAGATGATGTTGAGATTCATAGTTTAATGACTATTGCTGAATACATTGATTATATGATTTCTGGTAATAGCAACAAACGTCTGTATCTAGCAAATTGGGTGGTTTCTTGTTATCCTGAGCTTTTAGATGACTACCGAGAACCAATTTACTTTCCTAATTGGTTACAAAGACTGCCAAGAAATCTTCTCATAAAATATGAATGTGACAACCCGGAAATATTTATAGGTCATAAAAATACATCGGTAGGTCTTCATAAAGATCCAGATAATTTCTCTGCGTGGTTAGGCTTAATTTCTGGACGAAAGCGAATTGTCTTATTTACGCCAGATCAAAAAGATGTTCTATACGATGGTAAAGTAGATATCTTCAACCCAGATTTAAAAAAGTTTCCACTATACGCTAAAGCAAATCCAGTAGAAGTCATACTAGAACCAGGAGAAATTTTATATATCCCATCTCAGTGGTGGCATCATGTAAACAATCTGGAAAATAGCATAGGCGTTGGCAACATATTTATCAATGAATTTAATTCAGAATTAGTCTTTCAATCTTTTGTTGAAGGCAACCCAATAAAAGGTCATTTGTTACCATTAGTTTTAGAATTTCCCTGGTTAGGAAAAGTTTTATTTTCTTTGGGGTTAATCTAA